One window of the Rosa rugosa chromosome 3, drRosRugo1.1, whole genome shotgun sequence genome contains the following:
- the LOC133737632 gene encoding uncharacterized protein LOC133737632, translating to MGIWRTLGQIRIIRVKKNAYCITTGSEKLARKLLEESLWNIKGYCFSVRHWPKYHSLDDIATNRAIFWIQAHGIPLNQITVGNGRKLGNILGSVIECEDPLVAGNRGFLRIRVDFDTSKPLATFVQLPRPGSSPSKIRLKYENLKSFCFNCGRLGHLITSCRHRMHPLLKQMRVVYDHSLVAEPWQKPIFTQTPIPLEFPYAPMPGIFRRGSSHGGPSNSLNSRDPQSSDRDLSQWSTMEKDGSVLSAASNMDGSLSCQVMQRPKYTNQVPSLWNPDAHGAMFRNGSLTRAIGGINLNAER from the coding sequence ATGGGCATCTGGAGAACTCTGGGCCAAATCCGGATTATTAGGGTGAAGAAAAATGCGTATTGTATCACCACGGGATCTGAGAAGCTGGCAAGGAAACTTCTGGAGGAGAGCCTATGGAATATTAAAGGCTATTGCTTCTCTGTGCGACATTGGCCTAAATACCACTCCTTGGACGACATTGCAACCAACAGAGCAATTTTCTGGATACAAGCACATGGCATTCCCCTCAACCAGATTACTGTAGGTAATGGCAGAAAGTTGGGGAACATCTTGGGTTCAGTCATTGAGTGTGAGGACCCTCTGGTGGCAGGAAATAGGGGGTTTCTTAGAATAAGGGTCGATTTTGACACCAGCAAGCCATTAGCCACTTTTGTTCAGCTTCCTCGGCCGGGCTCTTCTCCCTCAAAGATTCGACTAAAGTATGAAAATCTCAAAAGCTTCTGTTTCAACTGTGGAAGGTTAGGCCACTTGATTACTTCTTGTAGGCACAGAATGCACCCTTTGCTTAAACAAATGAGGGTGGTGTATGATCATTCTCTTGTGGCTGAACCTTGGCAAAAACCAATTTTCACACAAACTCCGATTCCTCTGGAATTTCCGTATGCTCCGATGCCCGGAATTTTTCGTCGTGGGAGCTCACACGGTGGTCCAAGCAACAGTTTGAATTCTAGAGATCCACAATCCTCAGATAGGGACCTTTCACAGTGGTCCACAATGGAAAAGGATGGTTCGGTGCTGTCAGCAGCATCAAATATGGATGGGTCATTGTCTTGCCAGGTTATGCAAAGACCAAAGTACACAAATCAAGTTCCCAGCTTGTGGAATCCGGATGCACATGGTGCCATGTTCAGGAATGGCAGTCTAACACGTGCTATTGGTGGAATCAACTTGAATGCAGAGAGATAG
- the LOC133737633 gene encoding uncharacterized protein LOC133737633 encodes MSFMSEVSKYLTCRKDVKKAINTASKLRESKSTDKTHETPAIVKMLKELDAVTSTVFESLFSFIASSNLKSKSSTWSLVSKLVQPRKVACEGEEVTKTNELEKVDAALHLLMSHKTKASDNTMQVDYVQKNLKEFEINIQDIEERFECLFRRLIKARVSLLNIFNN; translated from the coding sequence ATGAGCTTTATGAGTGAGGTTTCAAAATACCTTACCTGTAGGAAGGATGTCAAGAAGGCAATCAACACAGCCTCAAAGCTCAGAGAAAGTAAGAGCACAGACAAAACTCATGAGACTCCAGCCATTGTCAAGATGTTGAAAGAGTTAGATGCAGTCACCTCTACTGTTTTTGAATCCTTGTTTTCCTTTATAGCTAGTTCAAATTTGAAATCAAAGTCAAGCACTTGGTCATTAGTTTCAAAGCTGGTGCAGCCCAGAAAAGTAGCATGTGAAGGTGAAGAAGTCACAAAAACGAATGAGCTTGAGAAGGTGGATGCTGCATTGCACTTGCTCATGAGTCACAAGACTAAAGCATCTGATAACACAATGCAAGTTGATTATGTGCAAAAAAATTTAAAGGAATTCGAGATCAACATTCAAGATATTGAAGAACGATTTGAGTGCCTCTTTAGGCGCTTAATCAAAGCCAGAGTTTCCCTTCTCAACATATTCAACAATTAG